The Ananas comosus cultivar F153 linkage group 20, ASM154086v1, whole genome shotgun sequence region TTGCAATTTATAGCCTTTATAAGTCAAAGGAATGCAAAAGAAATAAGAAGGGAAACCAAAATTAAAGTTCCAAAAATGACTACCAACCCTTAGCACAAACAGTATGCAATACACAGCATAGAGTGAAGAATCACTTCCACAAACAGTGGAATAATTAACAGGCAAAAAAAAGTTGAACTGCACAATATTATAACCACCTGTTTTAGGGCTTTTACTAGCTTCTCACAGCAGCCATCAGTTGGGCCATGCAGGTCGCGTACTGAACCGCCGTATGCTGCGAAGTGTAATGGTCTTGAAGTCCGTAATCAGCGAAATTCGATTCGATGTGGATGAAATGCCCAGGCAATGATTTCTTCGCTAGTGCCTCCTGCCATATGTCGAAGAATTCTTCCAATATTTGCCGGGATTTTTCTATCGAAGATAAAGGCAGGTATTCTACCTACAGAAATGAGAATAAAATTGGATTCGGAAACTTGATAACGGATTACTAATGTAGAGGAGAAGaagttttcttttgcttttgtcATGCTTAAATTGTATTAGGATTCGTCCGAGAGCGCCATATAGAAGTTGCATCTCATTTGAAACATAAGGAAACTTGCTTTAATTACAATTGCCGCAAAGGGGAGACCTCAAGCTCCAAGATACTGTTGTAAAGGCAAAAATGGAAACCATGTGTACCTTGGTCCAAAACCCTATGGAcatgtaaaatttcaaattggctATAGTTAGAAGCTCTAAACATGGGCCACGCTCTAAACATGGGCCTGAGTGATTTATTATATTTCATTTCATCGTTTAAAAAGCATATATACTCCATTAGCCTAGCAACTAGGCACACAGGAAAAATTACATCATAGACCTTGTGAAGCACAAAGACAGCATAATTGCTAAATTCAAATGCAAGGAGGACACTTGGTTTGCGCCTAATGAAGAAAAGCAAATTATGTTTCTTCATCAGCAGTCAATTGAAACAGAAAACAAAGACTAAATTAAGCAATAAGAACTTCGTGATCAAATCGGATGTTCGAGTTTGAAACTACATACCTCCATCATGATCCCCCTCAAGGTCTCAGCCATGGAAGGAACACACTTTCCCACCCTCAGCCGAAAATCGCCAAGTTTGTACTGAAAtccctgaaaataaaaaaggagagaaaaataagtcCTAGTGCAGGACATGGGTTTCCTTTAGGGGATGTTTGGATTGGCAAATCTCTAAATCCAACGTAACTCAACTGTAGTGGTGTTGAAGTTTCCCTAAAGTATAGTTATTTTcccgttatttgttttgatgtaactcaTACAtcctgaaaattaaatttaagcacttcttttgtttgttttggtttAACTTGATACTAATGTAAGtagttttttgagttttattatttgttttgatgtaagtaaataaatccaattatctcctaaatatagtggtAAACTTATCCCCACAAAATccaacatattaaattattaaattctccattattatttaaaggtaatcCTAACCCATTGTAAAgaggtaattctaacccattgcaaagtagagtttaggttttaatatttaattaattttttagagaaggttgagtgTTGTGGAACTTGAGTTTGGCACTCTAGAGATGGAAGTTAAGAGTAGATAAAGTGGAGGTTTAacataacttgagttacattattttTCTGACTTATACCAAAGAAACACCGGAAGTAATGGAACTTGAGTTTCACCCTTTCACCTACTCcaaaccaaacgggcccttaacTGAAGCCACACCTACATGGCTCAATTAGCCAAGAACCTCAAAATTCAAACTCAATCATTAACAAGATTAATCTATCTTATACTTTCTCATCACGTTTACTTTTACCTTATTAATGATTTCTATGGATTAAATGTTGGCCGTCGAAAGGAAAGCTGGTATCCAAACTATTTTACGCAGCAAAGACCCGCTGTGTTTCTTGATCTTCATGAAAATTGACTCAACTATTAGGATCAATTCCACAGGATGGACAAGTAAATTACTAAACAAAGTGAGAAGCAAAATAAACTCCTGTAGTTCCCAATCTACAAGCTCATAACTTCCGTAAAGCACATTGAAACACCATTGACATTCGACATTAAGGTTAGTCTGATGATAGACAGCATCCAAAAGAAGTCTGAGATAACATTAGATCAACTGATGTTCTTTCTAAAACCCACCTAGGCTTCATCTTTCTATCCCCATTCTTCCTCAGGCTGCAAAATGAGTCTTTACATCAGCACTTGTCTAAAACCTCATTAAAGAAGATAAAATTGGGAGTTCGGGTAGTCTTACAAGAAGCTCGTATTTTCTAGTAGAGAAATAATATAACAAGCAGACCTTAGAATTTCGGCCATTCGTATAAAGGAAAAAGACCATACAAATAGGACTTTTTGGCAGGTTTCTCCCAGGAGAGCTGTTCAATAAATGGTGGATTGATGCAGCAAATAAAccttattttattttcgaatacaattttcttttatttagtaGGTTCGTGTTTAATTCGGACTTAACTCttttagttttagttgatttgacaAACCCAAACCTTTTTCTCCGATAAACAAAGAAACTATCCCAAAAAAGACCTTTGGAATTTTCAAAATTGCTTCGTCTTGAGTGACCGTGTTGTGTTGAAAACGAAaggacaataatttattataggaggactctcaacactataaatatATGGTTCTTAAAGCCTTAAGAGATATATCTTGATGAATAGAAAATTTCACTCTGACTCTTCATCCTTGGTATTCTACTTCCCGATGAGATCATCGATGTTTCTTTCTTGCGCcgagatcatcttcttctttaaCTTGATCGTTGTCGCTTCTTCCTCGTGACAAGATCGGCTTCTACTTTTACCCCTCCTTTTCTTCTGAGTCActacttcatcttcttctttcctatTGCCGAAGTTTTACCCGTAATGTACCACCCTCCTCTGAATCACATTACAAACCACATACAAGCCCTAAAACTCCCAAAGAAAAGGCACTTACTAAAGAAGCACTAAAAGCTCAAAATTATCCAAGCTCTTCTGAATCACATTACAAACCACATACAAGCACATATTTTGAGACGCATTAATCATCCAATATCACCAAAATCCCCAAAGAATAGGCACTTACTAAAGAAGCACTAAAAGCTCAAAATTATCCAAGCTCTTCTGAATCGCATTACAAACCACTTACAAGCACATATTTTGAAACGCATTAATCCTCTCATAtcaccaaaaccctaaaaccccctAAAGTACACACTTATTTGAGAAGCCGAAATTATCCAAGCCCTCATCAATCACCTATTCACCTTAAGAAACACTAAATGAAGCTCAAATTTATCAAAACCCTTCTGAATCAAATTGTAAGCCAACCAACAAGCACGATTTTGAAAAGCTTTCCCCTCTAACACCACCAAACCCATAAAAAATCCCCACCAAAAACCAACCTTAATCAAACAACCTCAAACTAAATCTGAAAAATGTACCAAAAAAATTCTCCAAAAGAAGGGGAAACCCCACCGCGAAATTGAACACGCCATGGTCCTTATACTACTGGAATCAATTCGATTTCTATCGCAATTTCGCACCAAAGAGAGCATAAAGAAGCACAAGTTAAAGCCCAATAGGATCAAGAACAGATTTTGAGGCGATTACCCCTCCAACACCACCAAACCtatcaaaaacccccaaaagaaacataaaaaagaaggaaaggggGATCCAAACCTCGAAGTTGAAGACGACGCGGGCCTTGTAGGACTGGAGCTTCTCCATGATGGCTTGGATGGAGGCGTCGGCGTGGAGGACGAGGCGGTGCGCGCGGAGGATGAAGAAGTAGGTGTCGGGGCGGTCGTGGAGGGCGAGGCCGAGGAAGTCGCGGGGGACGTCGGCGGGGGGCGCGGAGGAGTCGCGCGGCATGGGGCGGTAGAACGTCATGGCCGTGCGCCACCGCCCGTCCTTGGCCCCGCCGAGCCCCTCCGCGCACGCGCACGCCTCCGCCAGGATCTGGCTGTTCAGCGTCGCCCCCGGGTTCGGCTGCCAGTGCATCAGCCTACACACGCACACATACACACACGcagcatttcgtcgaacacctcATGAGCATGGCCATGGTTTGGGGGGGTGCCGTAGAGGCATAACGTCGAACACCTCACGGGCATGGCTatggaaagagagaggagagagaaagcttaCCATTTCACCGtcatgaagagagagagagagagagagagagagagagagagagagagagagagagaaggtgaaTGGAGGGATTCGAGAACGATGGCGCAGTGCATAGGCGAGGTTTTGGGAGCGGAATATTGGTGGGCCTGGACTAGGGCCCAAGGGTTGGGTATTGGGCCGCGAAGTGATTTTAAGCCCAAGCCTCTGTAGCGAGAAAAATTTCGAGGACCTGGTCCACCATACACTTGATTGTGTCCACGAATCTAGCTCCCATTACatggataaattaattaaaatccgAGGATCCAGTCCATGGCATTTTTTGTGGTGTTAGTATTATGTGCATGAATCAATTCTTATTGTATTTATTTGtgtattaataaattttatgagtAATAGAATAATCTCTAGTTGTTCGCTTATTTAAATCGTAGCAATTTAGTGTGTTTGCAACTATTTCGaaggaaaaattattaaaaaacaaGATCgcaatttttatgttttttcgaGTTGGTTTAGTTTATTCAAGTTTTATTAAAATGATGTATTAAACAATTTAGTTCTTGCATTTTTATATGGCCACCGTTTTGTACATTTAGTTGATACTCTGATCCAAAAGGTCATAAATTTAATCTCTACTTACCAAATTACTATTGGAGTTAGTTAAACACTTGACTTCTTAGAGCCTGTTTGGTTGCAATTTATAAtgtatattaattattcttaatattttcgattgaaaataattaaattttatcaatcAATTCAAATTGGatagttataaaattttcaacttagCAGGAATATAAGattttattaatgtcgaaagacggaatacaaaaaaaatctcttaaaaaaaccaaaacttaattagatccaAAACGCCGAGATCCGCATCCGTACAAGGAACTCCAAATAAGTGGGCTCCTCTCCCCCGTACAGACCACTCTTCTTTGATgctcacttaattaattagaatgaCTCTTAATTTGGTCGCTGCCTCATTAATTTagccgtagcatgtatatatagtacATGTCTCTTAATTAGAGTCTAAtgctaatttaattaaaattacacttctacttataatccatatatgccaaattaaatctaaattatatataatcccaattaaattaggatttaactttaatataggtaactacaaatctaaactaAATTTAACAATATGAATTAGGATGTATTCTCTTTCTTATGCATGATGAGAATAATTAGTAGTATATTAATGAGATTATATAAATTCTTAATAATCTTATAATCCAAGTAATATAATAAACTAGTAGCAAAtttgttatttcaaatataaaataatattaacatTTTCGGCATAATATAAAGCTTGAATAAAAACGGCCTATTTGggtaaaaatattatgtttcaATATGATTTAAGTGGTCTAtggatgacgtggtgcaccaAGTCCACACTGAAAATCCTCTCATTTTAATACCCCTTCTCGAAAACCATTTTTCGCTCCCATCCTCGTCGCCGCTCTcgccattttagggttttataCATCTAAACCCTCGCCCTAGGGTTTGTGCTCTAAATCTCCGCTCCAATTCTTTCTCCCCAATCAACCTCGAGATCTTTCGATCTCATCTCCATCGCCATGGCTTTTTGGGGTCAGAAAATCTCCCAATCGACTGTTCTTTCGGCGTTTTTGATGTTTCCAACACGTTATCATCTTCTTACtatcgctttctctctctaggaatcgAGGTGAGACCCGGGAAACCCTACACTCACCGCTACGACGACACCCGTGGGAGGCTCCGCGTTTGCCAGGTCCATTTCAATCCAATTCTTGTGGATCTTGAGCTTAAATTATGGTTCTTAGTGTTTACTTGATGCTTGTTGTTGATCGTGATTTGCGCTTGTTTGTTCAGTAATGGATAGAATTTGAAATGTTTCTTTGTAGGCTACGTTGGGTAGTGGAAAGGGGACAACGAGAAGTGTGGTGCAGTGCAATGTTGGTAATAATAGCCCCATTTTGATATGTAGCTTGATTCCCGATTCGTCGGAGACGTGCCATTTGGAACTGGAGTTTGAAGAGGAGGATGAGGTTGTTTTCTCTGTCATCGGTCAAAGAAGCGTTCATCTCTCAGGTTACTATACTGGTTCTGGTCGAATCAATGATGGAGATGATGAGTATCCTTCTAATATGCTTATTTGTTTTTATCTGGTACAAGCCATGCAAAGCATTTTAAATTGTTCCTAGGAGAAACTTTAGAAACCTTATATAGGTATTACCTGATTTCATTAAGTGCCTTGTAGTGTTGtttgtaaaattttgatgtcACGTTCAAGTTTGAGAATTGATGttattgttcttttcttttcttaatcgACTATGCTGGTTATAGAATTATGTATGTAAGAAAGGTTATTATTGTTAATCGATTAAATTTGATAGCCTTAGTGAGCGATGTGATTGTCAGAATGTTCAAGTTTACCAGCCATTAGTAGTAGGTTTAAACCAGAACGGCAAACTTAGTGCGTTAAAATGTCAGGTTTTGTCACTCTTAAAGTAGGTCCATCGTGGATCCTTTATACTTTAAAATGACAGTCCAATCTTGAataaatcatatattttatgTGATGGTAGAAACTTGAGAGGATCTACACTTAGAACCCAAACTCCTCATTCACGTTTTGTTGTCATAGCTATGGATGGGTAAGGTTTCAATATGTCGGTCGGCCTAGGATCACGTCTTGCTAAgactacaaattaaaattagtgACAGATAACAGATTGGAGTTTGTTTGGTCAAACTAGGTTTTGAATCATTCATCCTAGTATCCCGATGAACTTGAACTCTTAATTGTGGGTAGATAAGGTGGAATTGGGCTTCCACCTCACAGAGAATGTACAAAGTTTtcctattttcttttccttttaacaTTGGAATTTCTCCTTGACTTTGTGTAAGAGATTCTTATGGGGAAGATATTGCTGAGACTGATAGCGATGATTCAATAAGCTTTGATGTGGATGGCAGTGAAGACGATGAGTATGAGTCAGACTTTattgatgatggtgatgatatCGAAATGTGCCCTGCTTCTGCTCCTCGGAAAAGTGGAGGTAATATTTGTTTCTCATGTAAAAGAAAACTGTCTTAATTTTGAAACTGTGACTGAGAGCTATTGTTATTACCTATTTTCTCTAGTTGTTCCATTGGTTAATGAACTTCATTGATCATTAGTATCATCTTTGAAGCCATAAGCTTCTTTGAAACCAATCAAATTTGTCAGAAGTCTCACTTTTCCATCAAGCAactaaaccacagagtacttaATTTGCACGAGGTAGCGTTTTGATTGTGTTACTTGCTGATTACTTtgattttttggtaaaaatagaAATGTGGTTTTGCAACAAGTTTAGAGGGTAGGGTTCTATAACTAGGTGATCCTGTTCCAGTGTTCTCAAAATGTGATCGATGTATATCATATGCATCCGCATATATGTATTTGATGTTTGACTGCTTATGCTATAATGCTTTGTGGTGGTAAGTCAATGTAAATCATCTTTTGTTCATGCATCATAAAGGATTACCTAAGCATTATCAATCTCCTGTGCATACCTCTAGCTTTTACTTTGATGATTCATAATTCGATAACGCATGTGTTTTGTTCCACTACCTTGAAATGAAGAGATGATTGTTGTTAAGTTATTGCACTAAGCACAAGCTAAATAAGTTTTGTCTATTCCGTTTTCTTCTTGTTCATTGACTTAGTCGTAATGGATTACCTATTGTCAAAATGTTCGTGGCGTCTTTTGAATATGCTTGTACAATCTTCTGGCCACTTGCAAGCAACCAAATCTTAGAACATTGAGCATGTATTTATTGTCTATTTATTCAGATACATATTTTTACATCATGTGTTGGTATGTAAcacattatataaatttaataattcgcTAGCTGTTACCTGTTTGCTTTTAATCATATCCATGATATCGCTAGCTTAAGAGGTGGAGCCAACAACTGTTGGCATACGACTGAGGGATTAGCTAAAATCAAAAACTTTTACGGGAAGTGAGGagacttatttcaaaatgatgGTTGGTTTGAGGGGTCAACTTACAAAATTATACCTTCTATTTGGTGTGTAAGGTTTCAATTTTTATCAGTGTCTTAAGATTGCTGTGTATCTATGTTATAGTTGTTATTGAGGAGATTGTAGAAGATGGTAAACCATCCAATGGGAATGGAACTCATCGGCGCTTGAGGAAGAAGCATCAAGTAAGTGATACTGAGGATGGTGATGATGATTCTCAACGGCAACGTGTTGTCAAGCCTGCTGCCCCTGCAGCAGTGGAAAGCGAGGATGAAGATGGCTTTCCTCTATCATTTTCTGCATCAAAGATGAACACTGGCAGAAATGTGGGAACTGTTAAAGAATTAAGTGAGAAGACAGATGACGAggatagaaaaaggaaaattgaTGCCATCAGTCAGGATTCTGAATCTGAAAGGTATTCTTTATGTTATATTATTGTCTTTTACATATACATCCTGGAAATTTAAACCTTTGTGTAATTTGGATTTCAGTTTATATTCCCACTGAAGTGGACTTTCTTGCAAAAGTACTCTTTTTTTAGCTGGGGTGCCGTTCAACTAATGGAGAGCAGTTGGATTTGTATTAGAGAAATCTTTTAAATTGAAAGTGCAATGGTTTAAGTGTAAGAAATCAAAAATTCTTGAAAGGTATAtatcaaaattcagattttgcagcaTATATAAACAGTTATAAAATTTTGCAGGGGTATGTGcatatatattctttattaTCTGACTTGTGAATGGCTTTCTATGcattatttatagttacatgTACTAACGATAGTTTCCTATGCAGGGATAAATTACTGCCAAGTGATTCTAATACACCTTTAGTAGATGCTGAAAATactgggaaaaagaaaaagaaaattaaggatAGGAGACCACTGGAAACTGGTTCTAATATGGATGGTAAGGAGGATATTGCTGTTGGAGGTGAGAAGGTTGTTTCTGCCAATGGtgtcaaatcaattaaaaagaagaaagagaagactGAGAAGGGAAAGGCTTCTGAGACAGGGTCTGAATCTTTAGCAGAGGGGACAGATACAGAAGCTAAAGGAGATGCAAAGGAAGCTGGAAATACTGATCCCATTAATGAGGATAATTTTGCTGAAGCTGAGAAGTTGCCTTATAACAAGTactgatcttttttttttgagataattttgtttattttatcatGGTGTTTTTGCACACGTAGCCCTCAAAACATACATATTTGTCGGTATACTCCACTGAAGTTAATCTGTTGCCCCTACACTCTTATAAGTAGCCCATATATGTGTAAATGCCCTTCTGTTTTATCTTTCCATTAGATGTTGCCATGGGTTTTGACACCATACTACTTATGCCAGGTTTCTTTTACCCTGAAGGGTTATTGTTGCAAAAATTTGTTATGTTTTGTCATTTCAATGGCATTAGTTAACCTACCATTGGTTTAAATTTGGTCAAGAAAACACCTATAAATGTTGCATGTTTGAGTACATTTGTGcaaattcaatatattttcaAGTGTATGCCACAGATAGGCACTTTTAagtaatatacatataaa contains the following coding sequences:
- the LOC109725632 gene encoding peptidyl-prolyl cis-trans isomerase FKBP53; its protein translation is MAFWGIEVRPGKPYTHRYDDTRGRLRVCQATLGSGKGTTRSVVQCNVGNNSPILICSLIPDSSETCHLELEFEEEDEVVFSVIGQRSVHLSGYYTGSGRINDGDDEDSYGEDIAETDSDDSISFDVDGSEDDEYESDFIDDGDDIEMCPASAPRKSGVVIEEIVEDGKPSNGNGTHRRLRKKHQVSDTEDGDDDSQRQRVVKPAAPAAVESEDEDGFPLSFSASKMNTGRNVGTVKELSEKTDDEDRKRKIDAISQDSESERDKLLPSDSNTPLVDAENTGKKKKKIKDRRPLETGSNMDGKEDIAVGGEKVVSANGVKSIKKKKEKTEKGKASETGSESLAEGTDTEAKGDAKEAGNTDPINEDNFAEAEKLPYNKDEKSSQKSKKKKRKLVKEDISQEQGGSPAETADERNQLANGEKTNRVTDSSTNGTPQESKKKKTTKSKNHDKDLSNTQEPANQVEAEEKKQPLKARTFSNGLIIEELSMGKPDGKRASPGNKVSVYYVGKLQNGKIFDSNTGHRPFQFRLGIGHVIKGWDVGINGMRVGDKRRLTIPPAMGYGDRNIGKIPKNSWLVFDVELVDVKQIRSK
- the LOC109725633 gene encoding mediator of RNA polymerase II transcription subunit 20a isoform X1, encoding MHCAIVLESLHSPSLSLSLSLSLSLSLSLFMTVKWLMHWQPNPGATLNSQILAEACACAEGLGGAKDGRWRTAMTFYRPMPRDSSAPPADVPRDFLGLALHDRPDTYFFILRAHRLVLHADASIQAIMEKLQSYKARVVFNFEGFQYKLGDFRLRVGKCVPSMAETLRGIMMEVEYLPLSSIEKSRQILEEFFDIWQEALAKKSLPGHFIHIESNFADYGLQDHYTSQHTAVQYATCMAQLMAAVRS
- the LOC109725633 gene encoding mediator of RNA polymerase II transcription subunit 20a isoform X2, producing MHWQPNPGATLNSQILAEACACAEGLGGAKDGRWRTAMTFYRPMPRDSSAPPADVPRDFLGLALHDRPDTYFFILRAHRLVLHADASIQAIMEKLQSYKARVVFNFEGFQYKLGDFRLRVGKCVPSMAETLRGIMMEVEYLPLSSIEKSRQILEEFFDIWQEALAKKSLPGHFIHIESNFADYGLQDHYTSQHTAVQYATCMAQLMAAVRS